The following are from one region of the Egibacteraceae bacterium genome:
- the pgsA gene encoding CDP-diacylglycerol--glycerol-3-phosphate 3-phosphatidyltransferase: MAAPQPCDDRGDPRRIGAVGDVPGAPLPAGLPADADGRSMWRNPANALTLLRVFLVPVIAWLVTLDGDVARWWAFGIFVFAALTDSIDGWVARRMLGATRWGQVADPAADKALIIGSLAVLAYIGELPWWAVVVIVLREVAVTVQRTLLLRRDVVMSASIWGKVKTVSQVIAVTLYLAPPASGVLALGALWVAVVLTVASGVEYAVRGERRARAG; this comes from the coding sequence ATGGCCGCCCCGCAGCCCTGTGACGACCGTGGGGACCCTCGGCGCATCGGGGCCGTCGGCGACGTGCCCGGGGCGCCGCTGCCGGCGGGGCTGCCGGCGGATGCGGACGGCCGCTCGATGTGGCGCAACCCCGCGAACGCGCTGACGCTGCTGCGCGTGTTCCTGGTCCCGGTGATCGCGTGGCTGGTGACCCTCGACGGCGATGTCGCCCGGTGGTGGGCGTTCGGCATCTTCGTCTTCGCCGCGCTCACCGACTCGATCGACGGGTGGGTGGCCCGGCGGATGCTCGGCGCCACCCGGTGGGGCCAGGTCGCGGACCCCGCCGCGGACAAGGCGCTCATCATCGGCAGCCTGGCGGTGTTGGCGTACATCGGCGAGCTGCCCTGGTGGGCCGTCGTGGTGATCGTCCTGCGCGAGGTGGCGGTGACGGTGCAGCGCACCCTCCTGCTGCGCCGGGACGTCGTGATGTCCGCCAGCATCTGGGGCAAGGTCAAGACCGTGTCGCAGGTCATCGCGGTGACGCTGTACCTGGCGCCGCCTGCCTCCGGTGTGCTCGCGCTCGGCGCGCTCTGGGTCGCGGTGGTGCTGACCGTGGCCAGCGGCGTGGAGTACGCCGTGCGCGGCGAGAGGCGCGCACGTGCGGGATGA
- a CDS encoding MCE family protein, translating into MTDRLPGLKFALFAVACVVAAAFVIQWTGNYTRIPLLTTADVYEAELDDASGLSVGDDVRVAGVPVGRVSSLGIERGKGVVTFELDPAVGLTDTWEVGARWRNVIGQRYLYLYDVEGGRPLEPGSRIPAERSRRSADLGRLFNDLTPLLRAISPEQQNQLVGAMNEALDGNTARIQQLVRELGSLGDTLADSEPEIRSVLDQGSALLETYTQRQEELSGFIAELADVGGTVAARNDELLAAIADIAEVQAQFGDLLDANDAELRQTVGNLDFITDRIRRQREDGHFENAIATARAGLATYMLISRRGQWFDVRAVAVQVMDGHGQVLYCQTERGTGCAEPNSLQSAGRQTGMASASAVRRPALHAVTTGALRGVPGEAG; encoded by the coding sequence GTGACCGATCGCCTGCCCGGTCTGAAGTTCGCGCTCTTCGCGGTGGCGTGCGTCGTCGCGGCGGCGTTCGTGATCCAGTGGACCGGCAACTACACCCGCATCCCGCTGCTCACCACCGCGGACGTCTACGAGGCCGAGCTGGACGACGCCTCCGGCTTGTCGGTCGGCGACGACGTCCGCGTCGCCGGGGTGCCCGTGGGTCGGGTCTCGAGCCTCGGCATCGAGCGCGGCAAGGGTGTCGTGACCTTCGAGCTCGACCCGGCGGTGGGCCTCACCGACACCTGGGAGGTCGGGGCCCGTTGGCGCAACGTCATCGGCCAGCGCTACCTGTACCTGTACGACGTCGAGGGCGGCCGACCGCTTGAGCCCGGCAGTCGCATCCCCGCAGAGCGGTCCCGCCGGTCGGCGGACCTCGGACGGCTCTTCAACGACCTGACGCCCCTGCTGCGGGCCATCTCCCCCGAGCAGCAGAACCAGCTGGTCGGGGCGATGAACGAGGCGCTGGACGGCAACACCGCGCGCATCCAGCAGCTGGTCCGCGAGCTCGGGTCGCTGGGCGACACGCTGGCCGACTCCGAGCCGGAGATCCGCTCGGTGCTCGACCAGGGCAGCGCCCTGCTGGAGACCTACACCCAGCGCCAGGAGGAGCTCTCCGGGTTCATCGCCGAGCTCGCCGACGTCGGCGGCACCGTGGCCGCCCGCAACGACGAGCTGCTCGCGGCGATCGCCGACATCGCCGAGGTGCAGGCCCAGTTCGGCGACCTGCTGGACGCCAACGACGCGGAGCTGCGCCAGACCGTCGGCAACCTGGATTTCATCACCGACCGCATCCGCCGCCAGCGCGAGGACGGGCACTTCGAGAACGCGATCGCCACCGCCCGGGCGGGGCTGGCCACCTACATGCTGATCAGCCGCCGGGGCCAGTGGTTCGACGTGCGGGCGGTGGCCGTGCAGGTCATGGACGGTCACGGCCAGGTGCTGTACTGCCAGACCGAGCGCGGCACGGGCTGCGCAGAACCCAACAGCCTGCAGTCCGCCGGTCGCCAGACGGGCATGGCCTCGGCTTCCGCCGTCCGCCGCCCCGCCCTTCACGCCGTCACCACGGGCGCGCTGCGGGGCGTCCCGGGGGAGGCGGGATGA
- a CDS encoding ABC transporter ATP-binding protein encodes MSPRDAVGVDKRDIKIETFYGAGVWDVEPAVRIRGLTKRFGANTVLEDLTFNIPKGACTVLLGPSGTGKSVFLKNLLGLLTPTSGEIWVGDKNLPTLRHRQLLEVRKRFGVLFQDGALFGSMSLYDNTAFPLREHTRKKEREIREIVMRHLGRVGLTDAADRFPGEVSGGMKKRAGLARALVLDPEIVMFDEPDSGLDPVRVSFLNELITQLKEELDSTFVVVTHNIPTARNIADYIGMLFRRNLVMFGQTEELFSSDKAVVNQFLHGRTMGPIGMSEEADAPGWVDES; translated from the coding sequence GTGAGCCCGAGAGACGCCGTGGGCGTGGACAAGCGCGACATCAAGATCGAGACCTTCTACGGGGCCGGCGTGTGGGACGTCGAGCCGGCCGTCCGGATCCGTGGGCTGACCAAGCGCTTCGGCGCCAACACGGTGCTGGAGGACCTCACCTTCAACATCCCCAAGGGGGCGTGCACCGTGCTGCTCGGCCCGTCGGGGACGGGCAAGTCGGTGTTCCTGAAGAACCTGCTCGGCCTGCTGACGCCCACCAGCGGGGAGATCTGGGTGGGCGACAAGAACCTGCCGACCCTGCGCCACCGGCAGCTGCTCGAGGTGCGCAAGCGGTTCGGCGTCCTCTTCCAGGACGGGGCGCTCTTCGGGTCGATGAGCCTGTACGACAACACGGCCTTCCCGCTGCGCGAGCACACCCGCAAGAAGGAGCGCGAGATCCGCGAGATCGTCATGCGCCACCTCGGCCGGGTGGGCTTGACCGACGCGGCGGATCGCTTCCCGGGGGAGGTGTCGGGTGGGATGAAGAAGCGCGCCGGGTTGGCCCGCGCCCTGGTGCTCGACCCGGAGATCGTCATGTTCGACGAGCCGGACTCGGGGCTTGATCCCGTGCGCGTCTCGTTCCTGAACGAGCTCATCACCCAGCTGAAGGAGGAGCTCGATTCGACGTTCGTGGTCGTGACCCACAACATCCCGACCGCGCGCAACATCGCCGACTACATCGGCATGCTGTTCCGGCGTAACCTCGTGATGTTCGGGCAGACCGAGGAGCTGTTCAGCTCCGACAAGGCTGTGGTCAACCAGTTCCTCCACGGGCGCACGATGGGGCCCATCGGCATGAGCGAGGAGGCGGACGCGCCCGGATGGGTCGACGAGTCCTGA
- a CDS encoding MCE family protein — translation MTRPLARTVALLVAGALLATACGAQGPGAQEITAIFANTNNLFVGSEVRVLGLKVGQVAAIVPAGEGVRVEMRVDADRPVPADATAHLTPVSLVGERFVQLAPAYTGGTELADGAVIGRDRTTVPADVDDVLASFEQFLEGLDPDAIAELVDALAETIAGQGDGLNQLIAGGADTVRVLSDATEDLTAVVAALGDLNTTLATRDQQIGPFLTDFRTVLQTLTAEKPEIIEGLGNLQRLTLELRPLLDEHTDPLVRDLEVLTTTLATVDRNLDNVGALALQSGRLFAGIGHAVEFPQARLALQNQTEELTTLIEQRLTERLAGVCVRLGFDQCADPAFFEPHVAAMQCDPAAPACGSDRAAFGAALRSAMDAMPDEALEQLEAEARARQDAQPGEAAAPPAGPGPADDPPAPGSGAPAPEGSRLPAPDPRLEELPDDEGSGLLRRLFGGAS, via the coding sequence GTGACCCGCCCCCTCGCCCGCACCGTCGCCCTCCTGGTGGCCGGCGCTTTGCTGGCCACGGCCTGCGGCGCGCAGGGCCCCGGCGCGCAGGAGATCACGGCGATCTTCGCCAACACCAACAACCTGTTCGTCGGCTCGGAGGTGCGGGTTCTCGGCCTGAAGGTCGGCCAGGTCGCCGCCATCGTCCCCGCCGGGGAGGGCGTCCGGGTGGAGATGCGCGTGGACGCCGACCGGCCGGTGCCCGCCGACGCGACCGCGCACCTGACCCCGGTGTCGCTGGTCGGCGAGCGTTTCGTGCAGCTCGCGCCGGCCTACACCGGCGGGACGGAGCTGGCCGACGGTGCCGTCATCGGTCGCGATCGCACCACCGTGCCCGCCGACGTCGACGACGTGCTCGCCTCCTTCGAGCAGTTCCTCGAAGGCCTGGACCCCGACGCGATCGCGGAGCTGGTCGACGCGCTCGCCGAGACGATCGCCGGGCAGGGCGACGGCCTGAACCAGCTGATCGCCGGCGGTGCGGACACGGTGCGGGTCCTGTCCGACGCGACCGAGGACCTGACCGCCGTGGTGGCGGCCCTGGGCGACCTGAACACCACCCTGGCCACCCGCGACCAGCAGATCGGGCCGTTCCTCACCGACTTCCGCACCGTCCTGCAGACGCTGACCGCGGAGAAGCCCGAGATCATCGAGGGCCTCGGCAACCTCCAGCGCCTCACCCTGGAGCTGCGTCCGCTGCTCGACGAGCACACCGACCCGCTGGTGCGCGACCTGGAGGTGCTGACCACCACGCTGGCCACCGTCGACCGCAACCTCGACAACGTCGGCGCCCTGGCCCTGCAGTCGGGCCGGTTGTTCGCGGGGATCGGCCACGCCGTGGAGTTCCCGCAGGCGCGCCTTGCCCTGCAGAACCAGACCGAGGAGCTCACGACCCTCATCGAGCAACGGCTGACCGAGCGGCTCGCGGGGGTGTGCGTGCGCCTCGGGTTCGACCAGTGCGCCGACCCCGCCTTCTTCGAGCCCCACGTCGCCGCGATGCAGTGCGACCCGGCCGCTCCGGCCTGCGGGTCGGACCGTGCCGCCTTCGGTGCGGCGCTGCGCTCGGCGATGGACGCCATGCCCGACGAGGCCCTGGAACAGCTGGAGGCCGAGGCTCGCGCGCGCCAGGACGCGCAGCCGGGCGAGGCAGCGGCCCCGCCCGCCGGGCCCGGACCAGCCGACGATCCGCCCGCGCCGGGCTCGGGTGCGCCGGCGCCGGAGGGCAGCCGGCTGCCCGCGCCCGACCCCCGCCTCGAGGAACTCCCCGACGACGAGGGGTCGGGGCTGCTGCGGCGCCTGTTCGGCGGCGCGTCATGA
- a CDS encoding RodZ domain-containing protein, which translates to MAIGIGEELRAARRQYGRSLADAAAETRVRETYLAALEEEEFASLGGSVYVKGFLRSYAKFLGLDPEPLLVAYRAEYERDEEIPSSASRPLAPMGPRERRGGPAVIVVAAGALLLVLAAIGLVVGGDDGGEEQTRERGPAPVEEDGDDPGTAASPPGTATPTPTPTELPQIDGIEVAVAVTGAISWMRVEVDGETIVEGEQQGGFSRTFTGEQVVEVRIGDASAVSLEANGADQGPLGAANEVVQVTCSAGEDECDVDVAA; encoded by the coding sequence ATGGCAATCGGAATCGGCGAGGAACTTCGTGCTGCCCGGCGGCAGTACGGGCGCTCCCTGGCGGACGCCGCGGCCGAGACGCGGGTGCGCGAGACCTACCTCGCGGCGCTGGAGGAGGAGGAGTTCGCATCCCTGGGCGGCAGCGTGTACGTCAAGGGCTTCCTGCGCAGCTACGCCAAGTTCCTGGGGCTCGACCCCGAGCCGCTCCTCGTGGCGTACCGCGCCGAGTACGAACGCGACGAGGAGATCCCGTCGTCCGCGTCCCGCCCCCTTGCTCCGATGGGTCCCCGGGAACGCCGCGGCGGACCCGCCGTGATCGTCGTGGCCGCGGGTGCGCTGCTGCTCGTGCTGGCAGCGATCGGCCTGGTGGTGGGCGGGGACGACGGCGGCGAGGAGCAGACCCGTGAGCGCGGCCCTGCGCCGGTCGAGGAGGACGGGGACGACCCCGGCACGGCGGCCTCTCCGCCGGGGACTGCCACGCCGACCCCCACGCCGACTGAACTCCCGCAGATCGACGGCATCGAGGTCGCGGTGGCAGTCACCGGCGCGATCTCCTGGATGCGGGTCGAGGTCGACGGCGAGACCATCGTCGAGGGTGAGCAGCAGGGCGGCTTCAGCAGGACCTTCACCGGCGAACAGGTCGTCGAGGTCCGCATCGGGGATGCGAGCGCGGTCTCCCTCGAGGCCAACGGCGCGGACCAGGGTCCGCTCGGGGCCGCGAACGAGGTGGTCCAGGTGACCTGCAGCGCCGGCGAGGACGAGTGCGACGTGGACGTGGCCGCATGA
- a CDS encoding MlaD family protein encodes MRARTLANAVAVAAAAIVLLTYAAAQLLAGAVLDDRYDLYVELPRGGGLLPDKEVTYNGHGVGQVADMELVGEVVRLRLLIEAQVRVPRDVDVVVQRSSAIGEQVLDLRPRAAITEATAFHEPGDTLAIADLRLPPEVQQLLALAGRVLEPIDKADAGTVVAELADVVRGRGDDLRGVLRDSATLSEQLADAGTEFDRFFASSRVVNRTLAEHRETLAGLVVDVGDAATILSDMRTEFEGVLADAPPTLALAGDLVDRSQPNLSCSLRDLANLNAYVARPEVLHDTAEALRLNRLFFDGFATLTQLDPFGGHWQRLRLELRDEGHGHPYEPKRPTPPILPGGACTSPFGAGAPAATEPGHVPLVTDSAVVPPEDAREEPVRRPARTGATAAGSQATAPGDQ; translated from the coding sequence GTGAGGGCCCGCACGCTTGCCAACGCCGTGGCCGTGGCCGCCGCCGCGATCGTGCTGCTCACCTACGCCGCGGCGCAGCTGCTTGCCGGCGCCGTGCTCGACGACCGCTACGACCTGTACGTGGAGCTGCCCCGGGGCGGGGGCCTGCTGCCCGACAAGGAGGTGACGTACAACGGCCACGGCGTGGGCCAGGTCGCCGACATGGAGCTGGTGGGCGAGGTCGTGCGGCTGCGCCTGCTGATCGAGGCGCAGGTCAGGGTGCCCCGCGACGTCGACGTCGTCGTGCAGCGCTCCAGCGCCATCGGCGAGCAGGTCCTCGACCTGCGACCACGGGCCGCGATCACCGAGGCCACGGCGTTCCACGAGCCCGGCGACACCCTGGCGATCGCCGACCTGCGCCTGCCACCGGAGGTCCAGCAGCTGCTCGCCCTGGCCGGCCGCGTCCTCGAGCCCATCGACAAAGCGGATGCCGGGACGGTCGTCGCCGAGCTGGCTGACGTGGTGCGCGGTCGTGGTGATGACCTGCGGGGGGTCCTGCGCGACTCGGCCACCCTGTCCGAGCAGCTCGCCGACGCGGGGACGGAGTTCGACCGGTTCTTCGCGTCCAGCCGCGTGGTCAACCGCACGCTCGCCGAGCACCGCGAGACGCTCGCCGGTCTGGTCGTCGACGTCGGCGACGCCGCCACCATCCTGTCGGACATGCGCACCGAGTTCGAGGGGGTGCTCGCCGACGCGCCGCCGACGCTGGCGCTCGCCGGGGACCTGGTCGACCGCAGCCAGCCCAACCTGTCGTGCTCGCTGCGCGACCTCGCGAACCTGAACGCCTACGTCGCCCGACCCGAGGTGCTGCACGACACCGCCGAGGCGCTGCGGCTGAACCGCCTCTTCTTCGACGGCTTCGCCACCCTGACCCAGCTCGATCCGTTCGGTGGGCACTGGCAGCGGCTGCGGTTGGAGTTGCGCGACGAGGGCCACGGGCATCCCTACGAGCCCAAGCGGCCGACCCCGCCGATCCTGCCGGGCGGGGCCTGCACCTCGCCGTTCGGGGCGGGCGCCCCCGCGGCAACCGAGCCCGGGCACGTCCCGCTGGTCACCGACTCGGCCGTCGTCCCGCCCGAGGACGCCCGCGAGGAGCCGGTCCGCCGACCGGCCCGCACGGGCGCGACCGCGGCCGGCTCGCAGGCGACCGCACCAGGAGACCAGTGA
- a CDS encoding maleylpyruvate isomerase N-terminal domain-containing protein has protein sequence MRKASVVAALRSQRAATLTRLAALPDHSWDATCLPGWRVRDVAAHLVAMDEASVTGRLIPAVRGARDRQEFERWNDVGLASWSERSPFELLDALERWGERLARLAGRLPSAALRVPVSGWYGRQPLLFLLYRRVLDEWVHECDVAWMAGSRAEPAAAGSEVSDVLAAAVLSTLPHLGLPRTPRTSGVARLVVHVGEDHWQTWGVDFARRQYGARVTARPDVVVRTDACTLALLMEDRWSWSRVPRDRLSMDGDELVASDLLDAIAPAP, from the coding sequence ATGCGCAAGGCGTCGGTGGTGGCCGCACTGCGGAGTCAGCGCGCCGCAACCCTGACTCGGCTGGCCGCACTGCCCGACCACAGCTGGGATGCGACGTGCCTGCCCGGGTGGCGGGTGCGTGACGTCGCCGCCCACCTCGTCGCCATGGACGAGGCGTCGGTGACGGGACGCCTGATTCCTGCGGTGCGGGGTGCGCGGGACCGCCAGGAGTTCGAGCGCTGGAACGACGTCGGGCTGGCCTCGTGGTCGGAGCGCTCGCCCTTCGAGCTGCTGGACGCGCTGGAGCGGTGGGGGGAGCGACTGGCACGGTTGGCGGGGCGGCTGCCCTCCGCGGCGCTGCGGGTCCCGGTCAGCGGATGGTACGGCCGCCAGCCACTGCTGTTCCTGCTGTACCGCCGCGTGCTGGACGAGTGGGTGCACGAGTGCGATGTGGCATGGATGGCGGGAAGCCGCGCGGAGCCGGCCGCAGCGGGGTCGGAGGTGTCGGACGTGCTCGCCGCGGCCGTGCTGTCGACGCTGCCGCACCTCGGGCTGCCCCGGACCCCCCGCACCAGCGGGGTCGCGCGCCTGGTGGTCCATGTCGGGGAGGACCACTGGCAAACATGGGGCGTGGACTTCGCCCGGCGACAGTACGGTGCACGCGTCACCGCGCGGCCGGACGTGGTGGTGCGCACCGATGCGTGCACGCTCGCGCTGCTCATGGAGGATCGCTGGTCCTGGAGCCGGGTGCCGCGGGACCGACTCAGCATGGACGGCGACGAGCTCGTCGCGTCGGACCTGCTCGATGCGATCGCCCCGGCCCCGTGA
- a CDS encoding MCE family protein: protein MMRFTERNPLVLGLVAAALLAGVTVAALTLQRTDLTGGYTVAAEFVDANGLRAGDSVLVAGVRAGEVQDLQIDGDRVVASFSIAGTELPSTTRAEIVLRTLVGRRVVELSTGDDFSELLEDGDVIPLARTSVATDIPEFGDVSEELLREVDSAALNTLVRSLTDVTRDQREELALLVEGGTRLTRVVSDQEEQIRRLLRGLRAVSETLAASDADLVAVIDDVGRVLDSLATRREDVRRLLRETNETSASAADLVADTRGQLDRILHELHADLEVVSRHQVVLAEALAYAPQAVGGFAEITRSGADLVPYGKVFVTGAGPVGVDVVFGCGGLLDQALDPLLGPDPRTCEEQTNRAFPRRDPGEQPTLLDQLPDAGAPAGQPSPGRAGLDAVARRLLPEGVRP from the coding sequence ATGATGCGGTTCACCGAACGCAACCCCCTGGTGCTCGGCCTGGTCGCGGCCGCGCTGCTCGCCGGCGTGACGGTGGCGGCGCTGACGCTGCAGCGCACCGACCTGACCGGCGGCTACACGGTGGCGGCCGAGTTCGTCGACGCCAACGGCCTGCGGGCGGGGGACAGCGTGCTCGTCGCGGGCGTGCGCGCGGGCGAGGTGCAGGACCTGCAGATCGACGGTGACCGGGTGGTGGCCAGCTTCTCGATCGCCGGGACGGAGCTGCCGAGCACGACCCGGGCGGAGATCGTGCTGCGCACGCTCGTGGGGCGCCGGGTCGTGGAGCTGTCCACCGGCGACGACTTCTCGGAGCTGCTCGAGGACGGCGACGTGATCCCGCTGGCGCGCACCAGCGTGGCGACCGACATCCCCGAGTTCGGCGACGTGTCGGAGGAGCTGCTGCGCGAGGTCGACTCGGCGGCGCTGAACACTTTGGTCCGGTCGCTCACCGACGTCACGCGCGACCAGCGTGAGGAGCTCGCCCTGCTGGTCGAGGGCGGCACCCGGCTCACCCGGGTCGTCTCCGACCAGGAGGAGCAGATCCGTCGCCTGCTGCGGGGCCTGCGCGCGGTCAGCGAGACCCTGGCAGCCAGCGACGCGGATCTGGTCGCGGTGATCGACGACGTCGGACGGGTGCTCGACAGCTTGGCCACGCGTCGTGAGGACGTGCGCCGGCTGCTGCGCGAGACCAACGAGACCAGCGCGTCTGCCGCGGACCTGGTCGCGGACACCCGCGGCCAGCTCGACCGCATCCTGCACGAGCTCCACGCCGACCTCGAGGTCGTCAGCCGCCACCAGGTGGTGCTGGCCGAGGCGCTGGCCTACGCCCCCCAGGCCGTCGGTGGGTTCGCGGAGATCACCCGCTCCGGTGCGGACCTGGTGCCCTACGGCAAGGTCTTCGTCACCGGCGCCGGCCCGGTGGGGGTCGACGTGGTGTTCGGCTGCGGTGGGCTTCTGGACCAGGCCCTCGACCCGCTGCTCGGTCCCGACCCGCGGACCTGCGAGGAGCAGACCAACCGCGCCTTCCCCCGACGCGATCCCGGCGAGCAGCCGACCCTGCTGGACCAGCTGCCCGACGCCGGCGCACCGGCGGGCCAGCCGTCCCCGGGCCGCGCGGGCCTGGACGCCGTCGCCCGGCGTCTGCTGCCCGAGGGGGTGCGCCCGTGA
- a CDS encoding competence/damage-inducible protein A: protein MRDESSGLRAEVVAVGTELLLGENVDTNSAWISSRFAEIGVDVFRHVTVGDNVVRLLAALRDAASRADAVVVTGGLGATQDDLTRFAVARLAGVDLERRADLVEHVEAHFARTGRPMPPRNRIQADLPAGARVLAPVGTAAGFAVEVDGTVIYCLPGVPTEMATMVDRDVVPDLAGRAGLATTVSRLVRTAGVSESGVAERCAGVVERLDAVGNPTVAFLASRGETRVRVTAKAGSREAALALVDPVVDEVVGLLGAAVVGLDGEGVEHAVGRQLRRLGWTLAVGESVTGGGVGARLVTVAGASDWFRGGVVAYTESVKTSLGGVPAQVLAREGAVSEAVAGALATGVRDRMGAEVGLAVLGVAGPALQAGRAVGTVCLGVALPEGPPRVRTVVLPSRSRTQIQEWATSVVLDHLRRALGAGAADPADPHDG, encoded by the coding sequence GTGCGGGATGAGTCCTCGGGCCTGCGGGCCGAGGTGGTGGCGGTGGGCACCGAGCTGCTGCTCGGCGAGAACGTCGACACCAACAGCGCCTGGATCTCCTCGCGATTCGCCGAGATCGGCGTGGACGTGTTCCGCCACGTCACCGTCGGCGACAACGTCGTGCGCCTGCTCGCGGCGCTGCGGGACGCGGCCTCGCGGGCCGACGCCGTCGTCGTCACCGGCGGTCTGGGAGCGACACAGGACGACCTGACCCGCTTCGCGGTGGCCCGGCTCGCCGGGGTGGACCTCGAGCGTCGCGCGGACCTGGTCGAGCACGTCGAGGCGCACTTCGCCCGGACGGGCCGGCCGATGCCGCCGCGCAACCGCATACAGGCGGACCTGCCCGCCGGTGCGCGGGTGCTGGCGCCCGTCGGGACGGCGGCGGGATTCGCGGTGGAGGTGGACGGCACGGTGATCTACTGCCTGCCGGGCGTGCCGACCGAGATGGCCACCATGGTCGACCGCGACGTCGTGCCCGACCTGGCGGGGCGCGCCGGCCTGGCGACCACCGTCAGCCGGCTGGTGCGCACCGCGGGCGTGTCCGAGTCGGGTGTGGCGGAGCGCTGCGCCGGGGTGGTCGAGCGCCTGGACGCCGTGGGCAACCCGACCGTGGCGTTCTTGGCGTCCCGCGGCGAGACCCGGGTCCGCGTCACCGCCAAGGCCGGCTCGCGCGAGGCGGCCCTGGCCCTGGTCGACCCCGTCGTCGACGAGGTCGTCGGCCTGCTCGGCGCTGCGGTCGTGGGCCTGGACGGGGAGGGCGTCGAGCACGCCGTCGGCCGCCAGCTGCGTCGGCTCGGCTGGACACTGGCCGTGGGGGAGTCGGTCACCGGCGGTGGCGTCGGGGCGCGGCTGGTCACCGTTGCCGGTGCCAGCGACTGGTTTCGCGGGGGGGTCGTGGCGTACACCGAATCGGTGAAGACGTCGCTGGGCGGCGTGCCCGCGCAGGTGCTGGCCCGCGAGGGGGCCGTGAGCGAGGCGGTCGCCGGGGCGCTGGCCACCGGGGTCCGCGACCGGATGGGGGCCGAGGTCGGGCTGGCCGTGCTCGGCGTGGCGGGGCCGGCCTTGCAGGCGGGGCGCGCGGTGGGCACCGTGTGCCTCGGCGTCGCCCTGCCCGAGGGGCCGCCACGCGTTCGCACGGTGGTGCTCCCGAGCCGCAGCAGGACGCAGATCCAGGAGTGGGCCACGAGCGTGGTGCTTGACCACCTGCGGCGGGCGCTCGGCGCAGGCGCCGCAGATCCCGCAGATCCCCATGACGGATGA
- a CDS encoding MlaD family protein translates to MTRRGRVLLAALAAVALLLAGCASDEGTVVLATFDDVVDLTTRGAVKVADVTVGSVRSIELAPDNRALVTLAVDPDVALPSRVTARLRKTNVLGERFVELVPDPDSGGSFTSGTMVQESVVVPELEELVFAGTDLIAAVAADRLAVAIEAGAEGLGGRGGTLNVLLDDLSEIVTAYSTNSDDTVRLIEGFEGFLADVGPQADLHGQALAELLRFNQVLAAEDERLLDTLSDVRALALSGTDIMVTHRQRLDAFFTRITRLSDEIVSRDEDLSRLFFELQRHNMSTIAGVNSEHAQIILDFIVCGINDEPGDPVRSCEDQAPGGMQPPEPRPPQDLSP, encoded by the coding sequence ATGACCCGTCGAGGTCGCGTGCTGCTCGCCGCGTTGGCCGCCGTGGCACTGCTCCTGGCGGGGTGCGCGTCCGACGAGGGCACGGTCGTGCTCGCGACCTTCGACGACGTCGTGGACCTGACGACGCGCGGCGCGGTCAAGGTGGCCGACGTCACGGTGGGCAGCGTGCGCAGCATCGAGCTGGCGCCGGACAACCGGGCGCTGGTCACCCTGGCCGTCGACCCGGACGTCGCCTTGCCGTCGAGGGTCACCGCACGGTTGCGCAAGACCAACGTCCTCGGCGAGCGCTTCGTGGAGCTGGTGCCCGACCCGGACAGCGGTGGCAGCTTCACGTCCGGCACGATGGTTCAGGAGTCCGTGGTCGTCCCCGAGCTGGAGGAGCTGGTGTTCGCGGGCACCGACCTGATCGCCGCGGTGGCCGCCGACCGCCTCGCCGTGGCGATCGAGGCGGGGGCCGAGGGCCTCGGCGGTCGGGGCGGCACCCTCAACGTGCTGCTCGACGACCTGAGCGAGATCGTCACCGCCTACTCGACCAACAGCGACGACACGGTGCGCCTCATCGAGGGGTTCGAGGGCTTCCTCGCCGACGTCGGGCCCCAGGCGGACCTGCACGGGCAGGCCCTCGCGGAGCTGCTGCGGTTCAACCAGGTGCTGGCGGCCGAGGACGAGCGGCTCCTCGATACGTTGTCGGATGTTCGGGCGCTGGCGCTCAGCGGCACCGACATCATGGTCACCCACCGCCAGCGCCTCGACGCGTTCTTCACCCGCATCACCCGCCTCAGCGACGAGATCGTGTCACGCGACGAGGACCTGAGCCGGCTGTTCTTCGAGCTCCAGCGCCACAACATGAGCACCATCGCCGGCGTCAACTCCGAGCACGCCCAGATCATCCTCGACTTCATCGTCTGCGGCATCAACGACGAGCCCGGTGACCCCGTCCGCTCCTGCGAGGACCAGGCCCCCGGCGGCATGCAGCCCCCCGAGCCCCGCCCACCCCAGGACCTGTCGCCGTGA